A DNA window from Alligator mississippiensis isolate rAllMis1 chromosome 11, rAllMis1, whole genome shotgun sequence contains the following coding sequences:
- the SAPCD1 gene encoding suppressor APC domain-containing protein 1 isoform X9: MAARGYTVLILPLGSALGSWDALRGFLRLRRLQGLERERDALLQGLELAERLRAWCQRHLQAAQRRRRHAQRAGADYLGDSGSDHSCLLLAKIQEVNQCLEKLFAGARKHPPMLPPGPGPGPPCPTVEEAGVSAANAVGAARAEPLAHQGGVGQERAHRTAGAGEGIAGPAAPGDPGRPQHSPQGAHVPLRSLPA; encoded by the exons ATGGCCGCGCGGGGCTACACCGTGCtcatcctgcccctgggcagcGCCCTGGGCAGCTGGGACGCGCTGCGGGGCTTCCTGCGG ctgcggcggctgcaggggctggagcGGGAGCGAGACGCGCTGCTGCAGGGACTCGAACTCGCGGAGCGGCTTCGCGCCTGGTGCCAgcgccacctgcaggctgcccagcgccgccgccgccacgcCCAGCGCGCAGGCGCG gaCTATTTGGGAGACTCCGGCTCCGAccacagctgcctcctgctggccAAGATCCAGGAGGTGAATCAGTGCCTCGAGAAACTCTTTGCTGGGGCCAGAAAG cacccccccatgctcccaccagGACCAGGCCCGGGACCCCCCTGTCCCACTGTGGAAGAGGCTGGAGTTTCAGCAGCAAACGCTGTCGGTGCTGCGAGAGCAGAACCGCTTGCTCATCAAG GAGGCGTCGGCCAAGAGCGAGCGCATCGCACGGCTGGAGCGGGAGAAGGCATTGCTGGTCCAGCTGCTCCGGGAGACCCAGGGCGGCCGCAGCACAGCCCACAGGGCGCCCATGTTCCTCTGAGGTCACTTCCTGCTTGA
- the SAPCD1 gene encoding suppressor APC domain-containing protein 1 isoform X4 → MAARGYTVLILPLGSALGSWDALRGFLRLRRLQGLERERDALLQGLELAERLRAWCQRHLQAAQRRRRHAQRAGADYLGDSGSDHSCLLLAKIQEVNQCLEKLFAGARKHPPMLPPGPGPGPPCPTVEEAGVSAANAVGAARAEPLAHQGGCFFWEGDPEMAAPQKGLPQVAAHCYLGCRRRRPRASASHGWSGRRHCWSSCSGRPRAAAAQPTGRPCSSEVTSCLMTSRLLKRNPSVVACVAQRCHFLLLLLILRLLPLKSRAQWCLPPN, encoded by the exons ATGGCCGCGCGGGGCTACACCGTGCtcatcctgcccctgggcagcGCCCTGGGCAGCTGGGACGCGCTGCGGGGCTTCCTGCGG ctgcggcggctgcaggggctggagcGGGAGCGAGACGCGCTGCTGCAGGGACTCGAACTCGCGGAGCGGCTTCGCGCCTGGTGCCAgcgccacctgcaggctgcccagcgccgccgccgccacgcCCAGCGCGCAGGCGCG gaCTATTTGGGAGACTCCGGCTCCGAccacagctgcctcctgctggccAAGATCCAGGAGGTGAATCAGTGCCTCGAGAAACTCTTTGCTGGGGCCAGAAAG cacccccccatgctcccaccagGACCAGGCCCGGGACCCCCCTGTCCCACTGTGGAAGAGGCTGGAGTTTCAGCAGCAAACGCTGTCGGTGCTGCGAGAGCAGAACCGCTTGCTCATCAAG GTGGCTGCTTCTTCTGGGAGGGAGACCCCGAGATGGCTGCCCCCCAAAAGGGCCTGCCCCAGGTGGCCGCCCACTGCTATCTCGGCTGCAGGAGGCGTCGGCCAAGAGCGAGCGCATCGCACGGCTGGAGCGGGAGAAGGCATTGCTGGTCCAGCTGCTCCGGGAGACCCAGGGCGGCCGCAGCACAGCCCACAGGGCGCCCATGTTCCTCTGAGGTCACTTCCTGCTTGATGACATCGCGCCTGCTGAAACGGAACCCCAGCGTGGTAGCCTGTGTTGCTCAGCGATGtcacttcctgctgctcctgctcatcCTAAGGTTGCTGCCTCTGAAGTCACGTGCGCAGTGGTGTCTTCCCCCAAACTGA
- the SAPCD1 gene encoding suppressor APC domain-containing protein 1 isoform X1 — MQEPPGERKPWLALLPAPRSPPGLHPPRPVPRPPPRAGVHPPRAAPSIHPAGAGSQRCSVPSPSRGDPSSAPRPGPAPSSPLPRPRPAHPAAPRPSRTAPRAAAPARPWLHPRAPPPRPARTPGSPPRGAGRGGGQPGFLSGGVGAGCLDLLGEGTQTPGCPGGGGSRAPGRGGRGGEGTPGFSGDRWALACSGRGGAGRAGTATSATSRRGTETGPARAGPRSSPGPGARAGGRHARAGHREFHSPSLGRRTGASGLRHRPPTPPSRASAYSVNAPPAGAPRSRPPPRGLVPFVPRRRAQHWGGGGRESGGPGSSATCPWPRGATPCSSCPWAAPWAAGTRCGASCGCGGCRGWSGSETRCCRDSNSRSGFAPGASATCRLPSAAAATPSAQARTIWETPAPTTAASCWPRSRSTPPCSHQDQARDPPVPLWKRLEFQQQTLSVLREQNRLLIKVRRLQGAEDTKAADQVAAVGPSMANSIVELGPGWPTGPLWPTQDGCQAPWPAGPGWPTAANCVVPPWALCAGRGLCSQWPNLEAAAAGGPLTWPIPHGRAA, encoded by the exons ATGCAGGAGCCGCCCGGGGAGCGGAAGCCTTGGCTCgcactcctccctgccccccgctccccccccggcctgcacccccccagacccgtcccccgtccccccccccgggcaggggTGCACCCCCCCCGGGCTGCCCCATCCATCCACCCTGCCGGGGCGGGGTCCCAGCGCTGCTCCGTCCCTTCCCCATCCCGGGGGGATCCGAGCAGCGcccctcggcccggcccggccccctcttctcctctcccccgaccccggcccgcacaccccgCTGCCCCCCGACCTTCACGAACAGCTCCACGGGCGGCGGCTCCGGCTCGGCCATGGCTGCACCCAagggcccccccgccccgccccgcccggacGCCCGGGTCCCCtccccgcggggcggggcggggcggggggcagcccGGCTTCctgagtgggggggtgggggcagggtgcctGGATCTTTTGGGGGAGGGGACTCAGACGCCTGGgtgtcctgggggggggggcagcagggcacctgggcggggggggcggggaggcgaGGGGACCCCCGGCTTCTCCGGGGACAGGTGGGCACTTGCGTGCTCTGGGCGGGGtggcgcggggcgggcggggaCGGCAACCAGCGCCACAAGCCGCCGCGGGACGGAGACTGGGCCGGCTCGGGCGGGGCCGCGATCGTCCCCTGGTCCTGGGGCGCGTGCGGGCGGGAGACACGCGCGGGCGGGACACCGGGAGTTTCACTCCCCCAGCCTCGGCCGGAGAACCGGGGCGTCCGGGCTCCGtcaccgcccccccacccccccaagccgGGCGTCCGCGTACTCTGTAAACGCGCCCCCCgccggtgcccctcgctcccgacccCCCCCGCGGGGATTAGTGCCCTTTGTGCCTCGGCGCCGGGCTcagcactgggggggaggggggcgcgaGTCCGGCGGACCCGGCAGCAGCGCCACGTGCCCATGGCCGCGCGGGGCTACACCGTGCtcatcctgcccctgggcagcGCCCTGGGCAGCTGGGACGCGCTGCGGGGCTTCCTGCGG ctgcggcggctgcaggggctggagcGGGAGCGAGACGCGCTGCTGCAGGGACTCGAACTCGCGGAGCGGCTTCGCGCCTGGTGCCAgcgccacctgcaggctgcccagcgccgccgccgccacgcCCAGCGCGCAGGCGCG gaCTATTTGGGAGACTCCGGCTCCGAccacagctgcctcctgctggccAAGATCCAGGAG cacccccccatgctcccaccagGACCAGGCCCGGGACCCCCCTGTCCCACTGTGGAAGAGGCTGGAGTTTCAGCAGCAAACGCTGTCGGTGCTGCGAGAGCAGAACCGCTTGCTCATCAAGgtgaggaggctgcagggggcagaggacaCCAAAGCAGCCGACCAGGTTGCTGCCGTGGGTCCGTCCATGGCCAACTCCATTGTGGAGCTGGGCCCAGGATGGCCCACGGGGCCGCTGTGGCCaacccaagatggctgccaggccCCGTGGCCAGCTGGGCCAGGATGGCCGACTGCTGCCAACTGTGTGGTGCCCCCGTGGGCGTTATGCGCTGGGCGAGGCCTCTGTTCGCAATGGCCAAATCTTGAGGCAGCTGCTGCGGGTGGGCCCCTGACGTGGCCGATACCCCATGGTAGGGCTGCTTGA
- the SAPCD1 gene encoding suppressor APC domain-containing protein 1 isoform X3, whose product MQEPPGERKPWLALLPAPRSPPGLHPPRPVPRPPPRAGVHPPRAAPSIHPAGAGSQRCSVPSPSRGDPSSAPRPGPAPSSPLPRPRPAHPAAPRPSRTAPRAAAPARPWLHPRAPPPRPARTPGSPPRGAGRGGGQPGFLSGGVGAGCLDLLGEGTQTPGCPGGGGSRAPGRGGRGGEGTPGFSGDRWALACSGRGGAGRAGTATSATSRRGTETGPARAGPRSSPGPGARAGGRHARAGHREFHSPSLGRRTGASGLRHRPPTPPSRASAYSVNAPPAGAPRSRPPPRGLVPFVPRRRAQHWGGGGRESGGPGSSATCPWPRGATPCSSCPWAAPWAAGTRCGASCGCGGCRGWSGSETRCCRDSNSRSGFAPGASATCRLPSAAAATPSAQARTIWETPAPTTAASCWPRSRSTPPCSHQDQARDPPVPLWKRLEFQQQTLSVLREQNRLLIKEASAKSERIARLEREKALLVQLLRETQGGRSTAHRAPMFL is encoded by the exons ATGCAGGAGCCGCCCGGGGAGCGGAAGCCTTGGCTCgcactcctccctgccccccgctccccccccggcctgcacccccccagacccgtcccccgtccccccccccgggcaggggTGCACCCCCCCCGGGCTGCCCCATCCATCCACCCTGCCGGGGCGGGGTCCCAGCGCTGCTCCGTCCCTTCCCCATCCCGGGGGGATCCGAGCAGCGcccctcggcccggcccggccccctcttctcctctcccccgaccccggcccgcacaccccgCTGCCCCCCGACCTTCACGAACAGCTCCACGGGCGGCGGCTCCGGCTCGGCCATGGCTGCACCCAagggcccccccgccccgccccgcccggacGCCCGGGTCCCCtccccgcggggcggggcggggcggggggcagcccGGCTTCctgagtgggggggtgggggcagggtgcctGGATCTTTTGGGGGAGGGGACTCAGACGCCTGGgtgtcctgggggggggggcagcagggcacctgggcggggggggcggggaggcgaGGGGACCCCCGGCTTCTCCGGGGACAGGTGGGCACTTGCGTGCTCTGGGCGGGGtggcgcggggcgggcggggaCGGCAACCAGCGCCACAAGCCGCCGCGGGACGGAGACTGGGCCGGCTCGGGCGGGGCCGCGATCGTCCCCTGGTCCTGGGGCGCGTGCGGGCGGGAGACACGCGCGGGCGGGACACCGGGAGTTTCACTCCCCCAGCCTCGGCCGGAGAACCGGGGCGTCCGGGCTCCGtcaccgcccccccacccccccaagccgGGCGTCCGCGTACTCTGTAAACGCGCCCCCCgccggtgcccctcgctcccgacccCCCCCGCGGGGATTAGTGCCCTTTGTGCCTCGGCGCCGGGCTcagcactgggggggaggggggcgcgaGTCCGGCGGACCCGGCAGCAGCGCCACGTGCCCATGGCCGCGCGGGGCTACACCGTGCtcatcctgcccctgggcagcGCCCTGGGCAGCTGGGACGCGCTGCGGGGCTTCCTGCGG ctgcggcggctgcaggggctggagcGGGAGCGAGACGCGCTGCTGCAGGGACTCGAACTCGCGGAGCGGCTTCGCGCCTGGTGCCAgcgccacctgcaggctgcccagcgccgccgccgccacgcCCAGCGCGCAGGCGCG gaCTATTTGGGAGACTCCGGCTCCGAccacagctgcctcctgctggccAAGATCCAGGAG cacccccccatgctcccaccagGACCAGGCCCGGGACCCCCCTGTCCCACTGTGGAAGAGGCTGGAGTTTCAGCAGCAAACGCTGTCGGTGCTGCGAGAGCAGAACCGCTTGCTCATCAAG GAGGCGTCGGCCAAGAGCGAGCGCATCGCACGGCTGGAGCGGGAGAAGGCATTGCTGGTCCAGCTGCTCCGGGAGACCCAGGGCGGCCGCAGCACAGCCCACAGGGCGCCCATGTTCCTCTGA
- the SAPCD1 gene encoding suppressor APC domain-containing protein 1 isoform X2, with amino-acid sequence MQEPPGERKPWLALLPAPRSPPGLHPPRPVPRPPPRAGVHPPRAAPSIHPAGAGSQRCSVPSPSRGDPSSAPRPGPAPSSPLPRPRPAHPAAPRPSRTAPRAAAPARPWLHPRAPPPRPARTPGSPPRGAGRGGGQPGFLSGGVGAGCLDLLGEGTQTPGCPGGGGSRAPGRGGRGGEGTPGFSGDRWALACSGRGGAGRAGTATSATSRRGTETGPARAGPRSSPGPGARAGGRHARAGHREFHSPSLGRRTGASGLRHRPPTPPSRASAYSVNAPPAGAPRSRPPPRGLVPFVPRRRAQHWGGGGRESGGPGSSATCPWPRGATPCSSCPWAAPWAAGTRCGASCGCGGCRGWSGSETRCCRDSNSRSGFAPGASATCRLPSAAAATPSAQARTIWETPAPTTAASCWPRSRRAAPPHAPTRTRPGTPLSHCGRGWSFSSKRCRCCESRTACSSRWLLLLGGRPRDGCPPKGPAPGGRPLLSRLQEASAKSERIARLEREKALLVQLLRETQGGRSTAHRAPMFL; translated from the exons ATGCAGGAGCCGCCCGGGGAGCGGAAGCCTTGGCTCgcactcctccctgccccccgctccccccccggcctgcacccccccagacccgtcccccgtccccccccccgggcaggggTGCACCCCCCCCGGGCTGCCCCATCCATCCACCCTGCCGGGGCGGGGTCCCAGCGCTGCTCCGTCCCTTCCCCATCCCGGGGGGATCCGAGCAGCGcccctcggcccggcccggccccctcttctcctctcccccgaccccggcccgcacaccccgCTGCCCCCCGACCTTCACGAACAGCTCCACGGGCGGCGGCTCCGGCTCGGCCATGGCTGCACCCAagggcccccccgccccgccccgcccggacGCCCGGGTCCCCtccccgcggggcggggcggggcggggggcagcccGGCTTCctgagtgggggggtgggggcagggtgcctGGATCTTTTGGGGGAGGGGACTCAGACGCCTGGgtgtcctgggggggggggcagcagggcacctgggcggggggggcggggaggcgaGGGGACCCCCGGCTTCTCCGGGGACAGGTGGGCACTTGCGTGCTCTGGGCGGGGtggcgcggggcgggcggggaCGGCAACCAGCGCCACAAGCCGCCGCGGGACGGAGACTGGGCCGGCTCGGGCGGGGCCGCGATCGTCCCCTGGTCCTGGGGCGCGTGCGGGCGGGAGACACGCGCGGGCGGGACACCGGGAGTTTCACTCCCCCAGCCTCGGCCGGAGAACCGGGGCGTCCGGGCTCCGtcaccgcccccccacccccccaagccgGGCGTCCGCGTACTCTGTAAACGCGCCCCCCgccggtgcccctcgctcccgacccCCCCCGCGGGGATTAGTGCCCTTTGTGCCTCGGCGCCGGGCTcagcactgggggggaggggggcgcgaGTCCGGCGGACCCGGCAGCAGCGCCACGTGCCCATGGCCGCGCGGGGCTACACCGTGCtcatcctgcccctgggcagcGCCCTGGGCAGCTGGGACGCGCTGCGGGGCTTCCTGCGG ctgcggcggctgcaggggctggagcGGGAGCGAGACGCGCTGCTGCAGGGACTCGAACTCGCGGAGCGGCTTCGCGCCTGGTGCCAgcgccacctgcaggctgcccagcgccgccgccgccacgcCCAGCGCGCAGGCGCG gaCTATTTGGGAGACTCCGGCTCCGAccacagctgcctcctgctggccAAGATCCAGGAG GGCagcacccccccatgctcccaccagGACCAGGCCCGGGACCCCCCTGTCCCACTGTGGAAGAGGCTGGAGTTTCAGCAGCAAACGCTGTCGGTGCTGCGAGAGCAGAACCGCTTGCTCATCAAG GTGGCTGCTTCTTCTGGGAGGGAGACCCCGAGATGGCTGCCCCCCAAAAGGGCCTGCCCCAGGTGGCCGCCCACTGCTATCTCGGCTGCAGGAGGCGTCGGCCAAGAGCGAGCGCATCGCACGGCTGGAGCGGGAGAAGGCATTGCTGGTCCAGCTGCTCCGGGAGACCCAGGGCGGCCGCAGCACAGCCCACAGGGCGCCCATGTTCCTCTGA
- the SAPCD1 gene encoding suppressor APC domain-containing protein 1 isoform X5, with translation MAARGYTVLILPLGSALGSWDALRGFLRLRRLQGLERERDALLQGLELAERLRAWCQRHLQAAQRRRRHAQRAGADYLGDSGSDHSCLLLAKIQEHPPMLPPGPGPGPPCPTVEEAGVSAANAVGAARAEPLAHQGGCFFWEGDPEMAAPQKGLPQVAAHCYLGCRRRRPRASASHGWSGRRHCWSSCSGRPRAAAAQPTGRPCSSEVTSCLMTSRLLKRNPSVVACVAQRCHFLLLLLILRLLPLKSRAQWCLPPN, from the exons ATGGCCGCGCGGGGCTACACCGTGCtcatcctgcccctgggcagcGCCCTGGGCAGCTGGGACGCGCTGCGGGGCTTCCTGCGG ctgcggcggctgcaggggctggagcGGGAGCGAGACGCGCTGCTGCAGGGACTCGAACTCGCGGAGCGGCTTCGCGCCTGGTGCCAgcgccacctgcaggctgcccagcgccgccgccgccacgcCCAGCGCGCAGGCGCG gaCTATTTGGGAGACTCCGGCTCCGAccacagctgcctcctgctggccAAGATCCAGGAG cacccccccatgctcccaccagGACCAGGCCCGGGACCCCCCTGTCCCACTGTGGAAGAGGCTGGAGTTTCAGCAGCAAACGCTGTCGGTGCTGCGAGAGCAGAACCGCTTGCTCATCAAG GTGGCTGCTTCTTCTGGGAGGGAGACCCCGAGATGGCTGCCCCCCAAAAGGGCCTGCCCCAGGTGGCCGCCCACTGCTATCTCGGCTGCAGGAGGCGTCGGCCAAGAGCGAGCGCATCGCACGGCTGGAGCGGGAGAAGGCATTGCTGGTCCAGCTGCTCCGGGAGACCCAGGGCGGCCGCAGCACAGCCCACAGGGCGCCCATGTTCCTCTGAGGTCACTTCCTGCTTGATGACATCGCGCCTGCTGAAACGGAACCCCAGCGTGGTAGCCTGTGTTGCTCAGCGATGtcacttcctgctgctcctgctcatcCTAAGGTTGCTGCCTCTGAAGTCACGTGCGCAGTGGTGTCTTCCCCCAAACTGA
- the CLIC1 gene encoding chloride intracellular channel protein 1, whose protein sequence is MAEPEPPPVELFVKAGSDGAKIGNCPFSQRLFMVLWLKGVTFNVTTVDTRRRTEMVQRLCPGGQLPFLLYGDEVITDTNKIEEFLEATLGPPRYPKLAARNPESNTAGLDVFAKFSAYIKNSNPALNTGLEKGLLKALGALDTYLQTPLPDEVDETSAEAEGPSRRLFLDGNELTLPDCNLLPKLHVLQVVCRKYRGFSVPAELHGLQRYLAAAATREEFASTCPDPAEIELAYELVAKALK, encoded by the exons ATGGCCGAGCCGGAGCCGCCGCCCGTGGAGCTGTTCGTGAAG GCTGGCAGCGATGGAGCAAAGATCGGGAACTGCCCCTTCTCCCAGCGGCTCTTCATGGTGCTGTGGCTCAAGGGGGTCACCTTCAACGTCACCACAGTGGACACCAGGCG GCGCACGGAGATGGTGCAGCGGCTGTGCCCCGGGGGGCAGCTGCCCTTCCTGCTCTACGGGGATGAGGTGATCACTGACACCAACAAGATCGAGGAGTTCCTGGAGGCTACCCTAGGGCCCCCCAG GTACCCCAAGCTGGCTGCCCGCAACCCCGAGTCCAACACGGCTGGCCTGGACGTCTTTGCCAAGTTCTCTGCGTATATCAAGAACTCAAACCCGGCCCTCAACACTG ggctggagaagggactGCTGAAGGCGTTGGGGGCACTTGACACCTACCTTCAGACGCCGCTGCCTGACGAGGTGGACGAGACGAGCGCCGAGGCCGAGGGGCCATCACGACGCCTCTTCCTAGATGGCAACGAGCTGACGCTGCCTGACTGCAACCTGCTGCCCAAGCTGCACGTGCTCCAG gtggTTTGCCGCAAGTACCGGGGCTTCTCCGTGCCGGCGGAGCTGCACGGGCTCCAGCGCTACCTGGCGGCCGCCGCCACCCGCGAGGAGTTTGCCAGCACCTGCCCCGACCCGGCCGAGATCGAGCTGGCCTACGAGCTGGTGGCCAAGGCCCTGAAGTAG
- the SAPCD1 gene encoding suppressor APC domain-containing protein 1 isoform X7, producing MAARGYTVLILPLGSALGSWDALRGFLRLRRLQGLERERDALLQGLELAERLRAWCQRHLQAAQRRRRHAQRAGADYLGDSGSDHSCLLLAKIQEGSTPPCSHQDQARDPPVPLWKRLEFQQQTLSVLREQNRLLIKVRRLQGAEDTKAADQVAAVGPSMANSIVELGPGWPTGPLWPTQDGCQAPWPAGPGWPTAANCVVPPWALCAGRGLCSQWPNLEAAAAGGPLTWPIPHGRAA from the exons ATGGCCGCGCGGGGCTACACCGTGCtcatcctgcccctgggcagcGCCCTGGGCAGCTGGGACGCGCTGCGGGGCTTCCTGCGG ctgcggcggctgcaggggctggagcGGGAGCGAGACGCGCTGCTGCAGGGACTCGAACTCGCGGAGCGGCTTCGCGCCTGGTGCCAgcgccacctgcaggctgcccagcgccgccgccgccacgcCCAGCGCGCAGGCGCG gaCTATTTGGGAGACTCCGGCTCCGAccacagctgcctcctgctggccAAGATCCAGGAG GGCagcacccccccatgctcccaccagGACCAGGCCCGGGACCCCCCTGTCCCACTGTGGAAGAGGCTGGAGTTTCAGCAGCAAACGCTGTCGGTGCTGCGAGAGCAGAACCGCTTGCTCATCAAGgtgaggaggctgcagggggcagaggacaCCAAAGCAGCCGACCAGGTTGCTGCCGTGGGTCCGTCCATGGCCAACTCCATTGTGGAGCTGGGCCCAGGATGGCCCACGGGGCCGCTGTGGCCaacccaagatggctgccaggccCCGTGGCCAGCTGGGCCAGGATGGCCGACTGCTGCCAACTGTGTGGTGCCCCCGTGGGCGTTATGCGCTGGGCGAGGCCTCTGTTCGCAATGGCCAAATCTTGAGGCAGCTGCTGCGGGTGGGCCCCTGACGTGGCCGATACCCCATGGTAGGGCTGCTTGA
- the SAPCD1 gene encoding suppressor APC domain-containing protein 1 isoform X6: MAARGYTVLILPLGSALGSWDALRGFLRLRRLQGLERERDALLQGLELAERLRAWCQRHLQAAQRRRRHAQRAGADYLGDSGSDHSCLLLAKIQEVNQCLEKLFAGARKGSTPPCSHQDQARDPPVPLWKRLEFQQQTLSVLREQNRLLIKVRRLQGAEDTKAADQVAAVGPSMANSIVELGPGWPTGPLWPTQDGCQAPWPAGPGWPTAANCVVPPWALCAGRGLCSQWPNLEAAAAGGPLTWPIPHGRAA; this comes from the exons ATGGCCGCGCGGGGCTACACCGTGCtcatcctgcccctgggcagcGCCCTGGGCAGCTGGGACGCGCTGCGGGGCTTCCTGCGG ctgcggcggctgcaggggctggagcGGGAGCGAGACGCGCTGCTGCAGGGACTCGAACTCGCGGAGCGGCTTCGCGCCTGGTGCCAgcgccacctgcaggctgcccagcgccgccgccgccacgcCCAGCGCGCAGGCGCG gaCTATTTGGGAGACTCCGGCTCCGAccacagctgcctcctgctggccAAGATCCAGGAGGTGAATCAGTGCCTCGAGAAACTCTTTGCTGGGGCCAGAAAG GGCagcacccccccatgctcccaccagGACCAGGCCCGGGACCCCCCTGTCCCACTGTGGAAGAGGCTGGAGTTTCAGCAGCAAACGCTGTCGGTGCTGCGAGAGCAGAACCGCTTGCTCATCAAGgtgaggaggctgcagggggcagaggacaCCAAAGCAGCCGACCAGGTTGCTGCCGTGGGTCCGTCCATGGCCAACTCCATTGTGGAGCTGGGCCCAGGATGGCCCACGGGGCCGCTGTGGCCaacccaagatggctgccaggccCCGTGGCCAGCTGGGCCAGGATGGCCGACTGCTGCCAACTGTGTGGTGCCCCCGTGGGCGTTATGCGCTGGGCGAGGCCTCTGTTCGCAATGGCCAAATCTTGAGGCAGCTGCTGCGGGTGGGCCCCTGACGTGGCCGATACCCCATGGTAGGGCTGCTTGA
- the SAPCD1 gene encoding suppressor APC domain-containing protein 1 isoform X8, with product MAAPKGPPAPPRPDARVPSPRGGAGRGAARLPEWGGGGRVPGSFGGGDSDAWVSWGGGQQGTWAGGAGRRGDPRLLRGQVGTCVLWAGWRGAGGDGNQRHKPPRDGDWAGSGGAAIVPWSWGACGRETRAGGTPGVSLPQPRPENRGVRAPSPPPHPPKPGVRVLCKRAPRRCPSLPTPPAGISALCASAPGSALGGRGARVRRTRQQRHVPMAARGYTVLILPLGSALGSWDALRGFLRLRRLQGLERERDALLQGLELAERLRAWCQRHLQAAQRRRRHAQRAGADYLGDSGSDHSCLLLAKIQEVNQCLEKLFAGARKHPPMLPPGPGPGPPCPTVEEAGVSAANAVGAARAEPLAHQGEEAAGGRGHQSSRPGCCRGSVHGQLHCGAGPRMAHGAAVANPRWLPGPVASWARMADCCQLCGAPVGVMRWARPLFAMAKS from the exons ATGGCTGCACCCAagggcccccccgccccgccccgcccggacGCCCGGGTCCCCtccccgcggggcggggcggggcggggggcagcccGGCTTCctgagtgggggggtgggggcagggtgcctGGATCTTTTGGGGGAGGGGACTCAGACGCCTGGgtgtcctgggggggggggcagcagggcacctgggcggggggggcggggaggcgaGGGGACCCCCGGCTTCTCCGGGGACAGGTGGGCACTTGCGTGCTCTGGGCGGGGtggcgcggggcgggcggggaCGGCAACCAGCGCCACAAGCCGCCGCGGGACGGAGACTGGGCCGGCTCGGGCGGGGCCGCGATCGTCCCCTGGTCCTGGGGCGCGTGCGGGCGGGAGACACGCGCGGGCGGGACACCGGGAGTTTCACTCCCCCAGCCTCGGCCGGAGAACCGGGGCGTCCGGGCTCCGtcaccgcccccccacccccccaagccgGGCGTCCGCGTACTCTGTAAACGCGCCCCCCgccggtgcccctcgctcccgacccCCCCCGCGGGGATTAGTGCCCTTTGTGCCTCGGCGCCGGGCTcagcactgggggggaggggggcgcgaGTCCGGCGGACCCGGCAGCAGCGCCACGTGCCCATGGCCGCGCGGGGCTACACCGTGCtcatcctgcccctgggcagcGCCCTGGGCAGCTGGGACGCGCTGCGGGGCTTCCTGCGG ctgcggcggctgcaggggctggagcGGGAGCGAGACGCGCTGCTGCAGGGACTCGAACTCGCGGAGCGGCTTCGCGCCTGGTGCCAgcgccacctgcaggctgcccagcgccgccgccgccacgcCCAGCGCGCAGGCGCG gaCTATTTGGGAGACTCCGGCTCCGAccacagctgcctcctgctggccAAGATCCAGGAGGTGAATCAGTGCCTCGAGAAACTCTTTGCTGGGGCCAGAAAG cacccccccatgctcccaccagGACCAGGCCCGGGACCCCCCTGTCCCACTGTGGAAGAGGCTGGAGTTTCAGCAGCAAACGCTGTCGGTGCTGCGAGAGCAGAACCGCTTGCTCATCAAGgtgaggaggctgcagggggcagaggacaCCAAAGCAGCCGACCAGGTTGCTGCCGTGGGTCCGTCCATGGCCAACTCCATTGTGGAGCTGGGCCCAGGATGGCCCACGGGGCCGCTGTGGCCaacccaagatggctgccaggccCCGTGGCCAGCTGGGCCAGGATGGCCGACTGCTGCCAACTGTGTGGTGCCCCCGTGGGCGTTATGCGCTGGGCGAGGCCTCTGTTCGCAATGGCCAAATCTTGA